In Acinetobacter sp. TGL-Y2, a genomic segment contains:
- the gltB gene encoding glutamate synthase large subunit, with translation MPSPNTVAPAKGLYQPDEFKDNCGFGLIAHMQGDASHDLVKTAIHSLSCMTHRGGIAADGKTGDGCGLLLAMPKQFFRNEAKKISDITLSEIFAVGTVFLNLDPAIAAHSKQVLSKEIESEGLKVLAWRVVPTNVDALGEIALRSMPAFEQIIVNCPMGLTEVEFNRKLFLARRRAEQLLVNDSSFYVTTLCSTVITYKGLMMPEAIADFYTDLANPELASHIVVFHQRFSTNTLPRWPLAQPFRYLAHNGEINTITANRNWAMARVPKFENPLLPGLTEFNPIVNRTGSDSSSLDNMLEILVGGGMDLFRALRMLVPPAWQNVETLDADLRAFYEFNSKHMEAWDGPAGLVIQDGRHAICMLDRNGLRPARWVITKNGYITLASEIGVWGYQPEDVVSKGRVGPGQILVIDTFTGKMLDTQDVSNHLKKMRPYREWLRENSVRVHGSPELEEYLCDQGLKGDDLKAAQKMFMVTFEERDQLLRPIAESGQEAVGSMGDDTPMAVLSRQVRHVSDYFRQQFAQVTNPPIDPLRESIVMSLETCLGREQNVFEQSPEHADRLIISSPVLSNSKMHQIRTLGRKGYEIADIDLNYPEAEGSEAAISRICEEAAQAIRQGKTLLVISDRKIRRGFLPANAAMVTGAIHHHLIQVGLRTDANIIVETALARDAHQFAVILGFGATAIYPYLAYDVINDLIAKGELLGDPIHAQSNFRKGIEKGLLKVLSKMGISTVASYRGGQLFEAVGLSEEVVNKCFIGVPSRIKGATFVDLENDLKKLADLAWKARKPIEQGGLLKFVYDKEYHAFNPDVINALHKSVRSGQYADFKEYAELVNSRPVATIRDLLKLKTDNSIPLDQVEAVAEILPRFDSAGMSLGALSPEAHEAIAIAMNTIGGRSNSGEGGEDPARYGTIRNSKIKQIASGRFGVTPAYLTSAEVLQIKVAQGAKPGEGGQLPGGKVNGLIARLRYSVPGVTLISPPPHHDIYSIEDLSQLIFDLKQVNPQAMVSVKLVSEPGVGTIAAGVAKAYADFITISGYDGGTAASPLSSIHHAGSPWELGLSEAHQALRVNDLRGKVRVQTDGGLKTGLDVVKAAILGAESFGFGSTPMIALGCKYLRICHLNNCATGVATQQDHLRQEHYIGEPEMLINFFHFMAEETREWLAALGVSRLKDLIGRTDLLEMLPGETEKQGHLDLSALLESHPSAEGKAQYCQVEGNAPFDKGILAEKMVAEMLPAIEAGTGGEYSFKIGNCDRSIGARISGEIARRYGNLSMEAHPVKMNLTGTAGQSLGVWNAGGLHIKLEGDANDYVGKGMAGGRISIFPPKGSPFQTQETAIIGNTCLYGATGGKVFAAGTAGERFAVRNSGAFAVIEGAGDHCCEYMTGGIVTVLGKVGHNFGAGMTGGFAYVLDLENDFVDHYNHELIELNRISTEAMEEHQGFLLRILDEHIQETGSAWAYKIRNEFDFYSRKFWLVKPKAANLQTLLKTTQADPQ, from the coding sequence ATGCCATCGCCTAATACTGTAGCTCCCGCTAAAGGTTTATACCAACCGGATGAGTTCAAAGATAACTGTGGTTTCGGATTAATCGCCCATATGCAAGGCGATGCAAGTCATGACTTGGTCAAGACCGCGATTCATAGTTTAAGTTGCATGACGCACCGTGGTGGTATTGCAGCTGATGGCAAAACTGGCGATGGTTGTGGTCTACTTTTGGCGATGCCAAAACAATTCTTCCGTAATGAAGCCAAAAAAATCAGTGATATCACTTTAAGTGAGATTTTTGCTGTCGGTACAGTATTTTTAAATCTAGATCCTGCCATTGCCGCACATTCAAAACAAGTTTTAAGCAAAGAAATTGAATCTGAAGGCTTGAAAGTCTTGGCTTGGCGTGTCGTACCGACCAATGTCGATGCTCTGGGTGAAATCGCCCTACGTTCAATGCCTGCTTTTGAGCAGATCATTGTCAACTGCCCAATGGGTCTGACTGAGGTTGAGTTTAACCGTAAATTGTTCTTGGCGCGTCGCCGTGCAGAACAGCTGTTGGTTAATGACAGCTCATTTTATGTCACTACACTCTGTTCGACCGTCATCACCTATAAAGGCTTGATGATGCCTGAGGCGATTGCAGACTTTTATACAGATCTTGCCAATCCCGAGCTTGCATCGCATATTGTGGTGTTCCATCAGCGCTTCTCAACCAATACCTTACCGCGTTGGCCTTTGGCTCAGCCGTTTCGTTATTTGGCACACAATGGTGAAATTAATACCATTACTGCAAACCGTAACTGGGCGATGGCACGTGTACCTAAATTTGAAAATCCGCTGTTACCGGGTCTGACCGAGTTCAATCCGATTGTGAACCGTACTGGTTCAGATTCTTCAAGTTTAGACAATATGCTTGAAATCTTGGTGGGTGGGGGCATGGATCTGTTCCGTGCACTGCGTATGCTGGTTCCACCTGCATGGCAAAACGTGGAAACTTTAGATGCAGATCTACGTGCATTTTACGAATTTAACTCAAAGCATATGGAAGCTTGGGATGGGCCTGCGGGACTTGTAATTCAAGATGGTCGTCATGCGATTTGTATGCTGGACCGTAATGGTTTACGTCCTGCGCGTTGGGTGATTACCAAAAATGGGTATATTACTTTAGCTTCAGAAATTGGCGTTTGGGGCTATCAGCCTGAAGACGTGGTGTCTAAAGGTCGCGTCGGTCCCGGTCAGATTTTGGTCATTGATACCTTTACCGGCAAAATGCTCGATACCCAAGATGTTAGCAATCATTTGAAAAAAATGCGTCCATATCGTGAATGGTTACGCGAAAATTCTGTGCGTGTACACGGCAGTCCAGAGCTTGAAGAGTATTTATGTGATCAAGGCTTAAAAGGGGATGACCTCAAAGCTGCCCAAAAAATGTTTATGGTGACCTTTGAAGAGCGTGATCAACTGCTTCGCCCAATCGCAGAAAGCGGTCAAGAAGCTGTAGGCTCAATGGGTGATGACACGCCAATGGCAGTCCTGTCACGTCAAGTTCGTCATGTGTCGGACTATTTCCGTCAGCAATTTGCGCAAGTGACCAACCCACCGATTGATCCATTACGTGAATCGATCGTGATGTCACTTGAGACCTGTCTCGGTCGTGAGCAAAACGTGTTTGAGCAAAGCCCAGAACATGCAGATCGCTTGATTATTTCAAGCCCCGTGCTTTCAAATTCAAAAATGCACCAAATTCGTACACTGGGTCGTAAAGGTTATGAAATCGCTGATATTGATTTAAACTATCCAGAAGCTGAAGGTTCAGAAGCTGCGATCTCACGGATTTGTGAGGAAGCGGCACAAGCGATTCGTCAGGGTAAAACCTTACTGGTGATTTCGGATCGCAAAATTCGTCGAGGCTTTTTACCTGCCAATGCTGCAATGGTGACCGGTGCGATTCATCACCATCTTATTCAGGTGGGTTTACGTACCGATGCCAATATTATTGTCGAAACAGCACTGGCACGTGATGCGCATCAATTTGCCGTGATTTTAGGCTTTGGTGCAACTGCGATTTATCCTTACCTTGCTTATGATGTGATTAATGATTTGATTGCAAAAGGTGAGTTATTGGGTGATCCCATTCATGCTCAATCTAACTTCCGTAAAGGTATTGAAAAAGGTTTACTTAAAGTCCTGTCTAAAATGGGGATTTCAACGGTTGCTTCTTACCGCGGTGGTCAGTTGTTTGAAGCCGTGGGACTTTCTGAAGAAGTCGTGAATAAATGCTTCATTGGTGTGCCAAGTCGAATTAAAGGCGCAACCTTCGTTGACCTTGAAAATGACTTAAAAAAATTGGCAGATTTGGCATGGAAAGCGCGTAAGCCGATTGAACAAGGTGGACTGCTTAAATTTGTTTATGATAAGGAATATCACGCCTTTAATCCCGATGTGATTAACGCTTTACATAAGTCAGTTCGTTCGGGTCAATATGCTGACTTTAAAGAATATGCAGAACTGGTGAATAGCCGTCCTGTAGCAACGATTCGCGATTTACTCAAACTTAAAACAGACAACTCCATTCCGCTTGATCAAGTTGAAGCAGTTGCAGAGATTTTACCGCGCTTTGATTCAGCAGGCATGTCACTTGGGGCGTTGTCACCTGAGGCACATGAAGCGATTGCGATTGCTATGAACACGATTGGTGGTCGTTCAAACTCTGGTGAGGGCGGTGAAGATCCGGCGCGTTATGGCACCATTCGTAATTCGAAAATTAAACAAATTGCTTCAGGTCGTTTTGGTGTAACACCAGCGTACTTAACTTCTGCTGAAGTGCTGCAAATTAAAGTCGCACAAGGCGCAAAACCAGGTGAAGGCGGTCAGTTACCCGGTGGTAAAGTGAATGGCTTAATTGCACGTTTACGTTATTCAGTGCCGGGTGTGACCTTAATTTCTCCACCGCCGCATCATGATATTTATTCAATTGAAGATTTATCACAGCTGATCTTTGACTTAAAACAAGTCAATCCGCAAGCGATGGTTTCAGTCAAATTAGTATCTGAGCCGGGTGTAGGTACAATTGCGGCAGGTGTGGCAAAAGCTTATGCCGACTTCATTACCATTTCGGGTTATGACGGTGGTACGGCGGCATCCCCATTGTCTTCAATCCACCATGCTGGTTCTCCATGGGAATTGGGTCTTTCGGAAGCGCATCAAGCTCTTCGCGTCAATGACTTACGTGGCAAAGTCCGTGTACAAACTGATGGTGGTTTAAAAACGGGTCTGGACGTAGTGAAAGCGGCGATTTTAGGTGCAGAAAGCTTTGGCTTTGGTTCAACACCAATGATTGCACTCGGTTGTAAATACCTCCGTATTTGCCACCTGAATAACTGTGCGACTGGCGTTGCGACTCAGCAAGATCATTTACGTCAGGAACATTATATTGGTGAGCCTGAAATGCTGATTAATTTCTTCCATTTTATGGCTGAAGAAACCCGTGAATGGCTCGCAGCTCTCGGTGTGTCTCGTTTAAAAGATTTGATTGGACGCACTGATTTATTAGAGATGCTTCCAGGTGAAACAGAGAAACAAGGACACTTAGATTTGAGTGCACTGCTCGAATCACATCCTTCTGCGGAAGGTAAGGCACAGTATTGTCAAGTTGAAGGCAATGCACCGTTTGATAAAGGTATTCTTGCAGAGAAGATGGTTGCGGAAATGCTGCCTGCAATTGAAGCAGGTACAGGCGGCGAATACAGTTTCAAGATTGGTAACTGTGACCGTTCAATTGGTGCACGTATTTCTGGTGAAATTGCACGTCGCTATGGCAACTTAAGTATGGAAGCACATCCAGTTAAAATGAACTTAACCGGTACTGCGGGTCAATCTTTAGGTGTATGGAATGCGGGTGGCCTTCATATTAAACTTGAAGGTGATGCCAATGACTATGTCGGTAAAGGGATGGCGGGCGGTCGTATCTCAATCTTCCCACCCAAAGGTTCACCATTTCAGACTCAAGAAACCGCGATCATTGGTAACACGTGTTTGTACGGTGCAACAGGCGGTAAAGTCTTTGCAGCAGGTACGGCAGGTGAGCGTTTTGCAGTGCGTAACTCAGGTGCATTTGCGGTCATTGAAGGTGCAGGTGATCACTGCTGCGAATATATGACGGGTGGTATCGTAACTGTGCTGGGTAAAGTCGGACACAACTTCGGTGCAGGGATGACCGGTGGTTTTGCTTATGTATTGGATTTAGAAAATGACTTTGTCGATCACTATAATCATGAACTAATCGAGCTAAACCGTATTTCAACCGAAGCGATGGAAGAACATCAAGGATTCTTGCTTCGCATTTTGGATGAGCATATTCAAGAAACTGGAAGTGCTTGGGCCTATAAGATCCGCAACGAGTTTGATTTCTACAGCCGTAAATTTTGGCTGGTGAAACCCAAAGCTGCAAACTTGCAGACTTTGTTAAAAACCACTCAAGCTGATCCACAATAA
- the aroK gene encoding shikimate kinase AroK, which yields MPSKEFESLPNIYLVGPMGAGKTTVGRHLAELLHREFLDSDHEIERKTGATIPWIFEKEGEQGFRHRESLVIDDLTSKNNLVIATGGGAVTQVVNRDYLKARGIVIYLYTPVEIQLQRTYRDKNRPLLQVENPEKKLRDLLQARDPLYRDVAHHIIETNQGAARDLAQKILQLIVAKELN from the coding sequence TTGCCGAGCAAAGAGTTTGAATCTCTACCGAATATTTATTTGGTAGGGCCCATGGGAGCAGGGAAAACAACAGTTGGTCGACATCTAGCGGAATTACTCCATCGGGAATTTCTCGACAGTGATCACGAAATAGAAAGAAAAACTGGGGCGACCATCCCATGGATTTTTGAAAAAGAGGGTGAGCAAGGATTTCGTCATCGTGAATCTTTAGTGATTGATGATTTAACCTCCAAAAATAATTTAGTGATTGCTACTGGCGGCGGAGCAGTCACGCAAGTCGTCAATCGTGATTATTTAAAAGCACGCGGCATCGTTATTTATTTATATACACCTGTTGAAATTCAACTACAACGCACTTACCGCGATAAAAATAGACCTCTACTGCAAGTCGAAAACCCAGAAAAAAAATTAAGAGACTTACTGCAAGCTCGAGATCCACTGTATCGTGATGTTGCGCATCATATTATTGAAACCAATCAGGGTGCAGCGCGTGATCTTGCGCAGAAAATATTGCAGCTGATTGTGGCAAAAGAGTTGAACTAA
- a CDS encoding metal-dependent hydrolase, translating to MTITHVATEKSYLNRPKALGIKVRRLSYNPKAIRRHFFANSPVMSHLLTALSSTFPIGEQFFVHSVRNVRDKVKSEHLQAQVAAFIGQEAMHSKAHAEFNDAWRRDDYQLDSFQAWLARRDEFIRTVHPKFQLAITCAFEHFTALLGGYILRHPEILSTLDEDATKLWVWHAIEEIEHRAVAFDVYQAVYKDDKVRRTIMRSVTTGFASLTFYSASRLFMQDYKKSLPKVSGNLYGVYLVSKMLIELIPEYLSYYKKDFHPSEIDYSDLVEHWKNKLANEYQMDSFQEEQPVLYS from the coding sequence ATGACAATAACGCATGTGGCGACAGAAAAATCATATTTAAACCGCCCAAAAGCATTGGGTATTAAGGTACGTCGACTAAGCTATAACCCGAAAGCCATTCGCAGACATTTTTTTGCAAACTCTCCCGTGATGTCGCATTTACTCACAGCATTGTCATCTACTTTTCCTATTGGGGAACAGTTTTTTGTACACAGCGTCCGAAACGTGCGTGATAAAGTGAAAAGTGAACATCTGCAGGCGCAAGTCGCTGCTTTTATTGGGCAAGAGGCGATGCACTCTAAAGCCCATGCTGAGTTTAACGATGCTTGGCGCAGAGACGATTATCAGCTGGACAGTTTCCAAGCATGGTTGGCGCGTCGTGATGAATTTATTCGTACCGTGCATCCCAAGTTTCAGCTTGCCATTACCTGTGCCTTTGAGCATTTTACGGCGCTGTTAGGTGGTTATATACTGAGACATCCTGAGATTTTAAGTACTTTAGATGAAGATGCGACCAAGCTTTGGGTCTGGCATGCCATTGAAGAAATTGAGCATCGCGCTGTGGCATTCGATGTCTATCAAGCCGTGTATAAAGATGACAAAGTACGCCGTACGATCATGCGTAGTGTAACCACGGGTTTTGCCAGTCTTACTTTTTATTCAGCCAGTCGTTTGTTTATGCAAGATTATAAAAAGAGCCTGCCTAAAGTATCAGGTAACTTATATGGTGTGTATCTGGTCTCAAAAATGTTGATTGAATTGATCCCTGAATATTTATCCTATTATAAAAAAGATTTTCATCCATCTGAAATTGACTATAGCGATCTGGTTGAACATTGGAAAAATAAACTGGCGAATGAA
- the pilQ gene encoding type IV pilus secretin PilQ, producing MKNSVENFWGRDHQSMNSMLRQFALATVSIAVMQVASAQMTMTNVIPMQIPGQGTEVRVMFNGLPPQPQAYQLDNPARLVLDFNQTRQALNQSNIPVSTSEASSVEVASDDQRSRLTINLKQKGDYTTRVEGNMFILKINNQASSTLASLAVPEYKQSQGLTDIGFQRGSAGEGQVILNLQGANTPVDVQQQGSKVVVRFLGNKIPAHLIRRLNVNDFATPVSNVDAYNDGANGVITIQSTGSYEYMAFQAEDKLTISLKRPEEKKGIKNTVASTRYVGNKISLDFQDIEVRRVLQLLADFTGINMVASDTVQGNITLRLKDVPWDQALDIVLKTKNLDKRRNGSVIWIAPVTELIKVEEDEAKAIAQSVKLSPLQTEYIQLNYAKVTDIEKLITQGKNSSNSGSTNNAGGGTDPLGDSVGSLLSPRGTVSFDPRTNTLIVNDTAQKIDQIRKMIDLLDVSVKQVMIEARIVRATTDFTKEMGVKWGILSQGITRNNDLLVGGSDQTLWDLKNPDDDGKYDIQRPDNLNVDLGVANAAGKIAFGLINMSDFMLDLELSALQADGYGEVISTPKVLTADKQQARVASGQQIPYQTTETAGGTATATTSFKDALLSLDVTPSITPDGKVQMKLNITSDSPAGTAPNGEIILNKNEIDTNVLVDNGETVVLGGIFEQETRNQQTKVPFLGDLPAIGRLFRRDSKSESKRELLIFVTPRIVNDSQSRNH from the coding sequence ATGAAAAATAGTGTAGAAAATTTTTGGGGTAGGGATCATCAGTCTATGAACAGTATGTTACGTCAATTTGCCTTGGCAACCGTATCAATCGCTGTGATGCAAGTTGCATCTGCGCAAATGACCATGACCAATGTGATACCCATGCAAATTCCAGGACAAGGCACAGAGGTCCGTGTGATGTTCAATGGTTTACCTCCACAGCCTCAAGCTTACCAACTGGATAACCCGGCACGTTTAGTCTTGGATTTTAATCAAACACGTCAAGCCTTAAATCAAAGCAATATTCCCGTGTCGACCTCTGAAGCTTCATCGGTTGAAGTGGCGTCGGATGATCAGCGCTCGCGCTTAACTATCAATTTAAAACAAAAAGGTGATTACACCACGCGCGTTGAAGGCAACATGTTTATTTTGAAAATAAATAACCAGGCTTCGAGCACTTTAGCGAGTCTCGCAGTACCTGAATATAAACAAAGTCAAGGATTGACCGACATTGGTTTCCAGCGCGGCAGTGCGGGTGAAGGACAAGTTATTTTGAATTTGCAAGGTGCGAACACCCCTGTCGATGTCCAACAGCAAGGCAGTAAAGTCGTAGTGCGCTTTTTGGGCAATAAAATCCCAGCACACTTAATTCGCCGTTTAAACGTGAATGATTTCGCAACACCTGTATCTAATGTGGATGCCTATAACGATGGTGCCAATGGTGTGATTACCATTCAGTCTACGGGAAGCTATGAGTACATGGCGTTTCAAGCTGAAGATAAGTTGACCATCAGTTTAAAACGTCCTGAAGAGAAAAAAGGCATTAAAAACACTGTCGCATCGACGCGTTATGTGGGTAATAAAATTTCACTCGACTTCCAAGACATTGAAGTTCGACGTGTATTGCAGTTATTGGCAGATTTTACTGGCATTAATATGGTGGCATCAGACACTGTTCAAGGCAATATTACCTTGCGTTTGAAAGATGTGCCTTGGGATCAAGCTTTAGATATTGTTTTGAAGACCAAGAATTTAGACAAACGCCGTAACGGCAGTGTGATCTGGATTGCGCCTGTGACTGAGCTCATTAAAGTTGAGGAAGATGAAGCCAAAGCCATTGCACAAAGTGTGAAATTGTCACCCCTGCAAACTGAATATATCCAGCTAAACTACGCTAAGGTTACAGATATTGAAAAGCTGATTACCCAAGGTAAAAACAGCTCAAATTCTGGAAGTACAAATAATGCAGGTGGAGGCACTGATCCACTCGGTGATAGTGTGGGTTCGCTGTTGAGTCCACGGGGTACAGTTTCATTTGACCCACGTACCAACACCTTAATTGTGAATGACACAGCACAAAAAATTGACCAAATCCGTAAAATGATTGATTTACTGGATGTCTCTGTTAAACAGGTGATGATTGAAGCCCGTATTGTCCGTGCAACCACCGATTTCACCAAAGAGATGGGTGTGAAATGGGGTATTTTGTCTCAAGGCATTACGCGCAACAATGATCTGTTGGTCGGTGGAAGCGATCAAACCTTATGGGACTTAAAAAACCCAGATGATGATGGTAAATATGATATTCAGCGCCCAGATAATTTAAATGTGGACCTAGGTGTTGCCAATGCTGCGGGTAAAATTGCCTTTGGTCTGATCAATATGTCGGACTTTATGCTGGATTTAGAACTCTCTGCGCTACAAGCAGATGGCTATGGCGAAGTAATTTCAACGCCAAAAGTACTCACGGCAGATAAACAACAGGCTAGAGTTGCCTCGGGTCAACAAATTCCGTATCAAACCACGGAAACTGCAGGTGGGACAGCCACTGCAACCACATCATTTAAGGACGCGCTGCTCAGCTTAGACGTGACCCCAAGTATTACCCCAGATGGCAAGGTTCAAATGAAACTGAACATTACCAGTGACTCCCCCGCAGGCACTGCACCGAATGGTGAAATTATTCTGAACAAGAATGAAATTGACACCAATGTGTTGGTGGATAACGGCGAAACTGTGGTTTTGGGTGGGATTTTTGAACAAGAAACCCGTAACCAACAAACCAAAGTGCCTTTTTTAGGTGATTTGCCTGCAATTGGACGTTTATTCCGCCGTGATTCAAAATCTGAAAGTAAGCGTGAGTTATTAATCTTTGTGACACCAAGAATTGTTAATGACAGTCAATCTAGAAATCATTAA
- a CDS encoding FAD-dependent oxidoreductase yields the protein MAERLNNDFQFLDVARQDPEKKDVNVRKAEFVEIYKPYTTEVAANQSHRCLGCGNPYCEWKCPVHNYIPNWLKLIAEGRIFQAAELCHQTNTLPEVCGRVCPQDRLCEGACTLNDGFGAVTIGNAEKYINDTAFALGWRPDMSSVKWTNKKVAIIGAGPAGLGCADILVRNGVKPVVFDKRPEIGGLLTFGIPEFKMEKDVMKRRREIFTGMGVEFRLNTDIGTDISIDQLLADYDAVFMGMGTYTYMKGGFAGEDLEGVHDALDFLIANVNRTQGWEKDPSEYISVEGKKVIVLGGGDTAMDCNRTSIRQGAESVTCAYRRDEENMPGSRREVQNAREEGVEFAFNRQPIEIVGENGKVTGVKVVTTQLSEPDSRGRRSPEPIPGSEEILAADAVLLAFGFRTSPADWFTGANINLDGSGRVVAAEQQDYKFQTSNPKIFAGGDMVRGSDLVVTAIWEGRQAAEGILDYLDI from the coding sequence ATGGCAGAGCGCCTAAACAATGATTTTCAATTTCTGGATGTCGCACGCCAAGATCCTGAGAAAAAAGATGTTAACGTCCGCAAAGCTGAGTTTGTGGAAATTTATAAGCCCTATACCACCGAAGTGGCGGCCAATCAGTCGCATCGTTGTCTGGGCTGTGGTAACCCGTACTGTGAATGGAAATGCCCAGTGCATAATTACATTCCAAACTGGCTCAAACTGATTGCTGAAGGTCGTATTTTCCAAGCTGCTGAGCTTTGTCACCAAACCAATACCTTGCCTGAAGTCTGTGGTCGCGTATGTCCGCAAGATCGTTTATGTGAAGGGGCATGTACTTTAAATGACGGTTTTGGGGCTGTGACCATTGGTAATGCAGAGAAATATATTAACGACACTGCATTTGCACTGGGCTGGCGTCCAGATATGTCCTCTGTCAAATGGACCAATAAAAAAGTCGCGATTATTGGTGCAGGCCCTGCTGGCCTTGGCTGTGCGGATATTTTGGTCCGTAATGGGGTGAAACCTGTGGTGTTTGATAAGCGTCCAGAAATTGGTGGCTTACTGACCTTTGGTATTCCAGAATTTAAAATGGAAAAAGACGTGATGAAACGTCGCCGTGAAATTTTCACTGGCATGGGCGTTGAATTCCGTCTGAATACCGATATTGGTACCGACATCAGCATTGATCAGCTGCTTGCAGATTATGATGCCGTGTTTATGGGCATGGGCACATATACCTATATGAAAGGGGGGTTTGCCGGCGAAGATCTTGAAGGTGTACATGATGCGCTAGATTTCCTGATTGCCAATGTCAATCGTACCCAAGGCTGGGAAAAAGATCCGTCGGAATACATTTCAGTTGAAGGTAAAAAAGTGATTGTACTGGGCGGTGGAGATACCGCAATGGACTGTAACCGGACCTCAATTCGTCAAGGCGCTGAATCCGTCACTTGTGCGTATCGTCGTGATGAAGAAAATATGCCGGGTTCACGCCGCGAAGTACAAAATGCGCGTGAAGAAGGGGTTGAATTTGCCTTTAACCGTCAACCGATTGAAATTGTCGGTGAAAACGGCAAAGTGACAGGCGTTAAAGTGGTGACCACACAATTGAGTGAACCGGATAGTCGTGGCCGTCGTAGCCCAGAACCGATTCCGGGTTCAGAAGAAATTTTGGCAGCGGATGCAGTCCTTCTTGCCTTTGGTTTCCGTACCAGCCCTGCGGATTGGTTCACGGGTGCCAATATCAATCTCGATGGTTCAGGTCGTGTGGTGGCTGCAGAACAGCAAGACTACAAATTCCAAACCTCAAATCCGAAAATCTTTGCCGGTGGCGATATGGTGCGTGGATCAGATTTAGTGGTCACGGCGATTTGGGAAGGTCGTCAGGCGGCTGAAGGAATTTTGGATTATTTAGACATTTAA
- the aroB gene encoding 3-dehydroquinate synthase, whose translation MQTLHVELGDRRYPIFIGSHLNPKELLAPYIHGQQVMIVTNTTVKPLYLEHYISAIETLGKTVKTCVLPDGEKYKNIEHLNLIFDALLEQGFNRDCTVLALGGGVIGDMAGFASACFQRGVYFIQVPTTLLSQVDSSVGGKTGINHPLGKNMLGAFQQPQVVLADMAQLSTLPERELSAGLSEVIKYALLGDVDFLVWLEDNMQGLVGGNPELLAEAVYRSCAHKARIVANDEKEQGERALLNLGHTFGHAIESYLGYGEWLHGEAVATGMVMAADLSHLMGWISAADLERTKNIIVAAKLPIKCPKIPLDEFLAYMSHDKKVLNGQLRLVLMKSLGQAIITKDFDVELMKQAILRNQQ comes from the coding sequence ATGCAAACCTTACACGTAGAATTAGGCGATCGTCGTTATCCCATCTTTATTGGCAGTCATTTAAATCCAAAAGAATTGCTCGCGCCTTATATTCATGGTCAGCAGGTCATGATCGTGACCAATACCACGGTTAAACCCTTATATCTTGAGCATTATATTTCAGCTATTGAAACTTTAGGTAAAACCGTTAAAACCTGTGTGTTGCCTGATGGTGAGAAGTATAAAAATATCGAACATCTCAACCTGATTTTTGATGCCTTGCTTGAGCAAGGTTTTAACCGTGATTGTACAGTGCTTGCTTTAGGTGGCGGTGTGATTGGCGATATGGCAGGCTTTGCGTCAGCCTGTTTCCAGCGCGGTGTGTATTTCATTCAGGTACCGACCACGCTTTTATCTCAAGTGGATTCAAGCGTAGGCGGAAAAACCGGGATCAATCATCCGTTGGGTAAAAATATGTTGGGCGCGTTCCAACAGCCCCAAGTGGTGCTTGCCGATATGGCACAGCTCAGCACTTTGCCTGAGCGAGAACTGTCAGCAGGATTATCTGAAGTCATTAAATATGCTTTGCTGGGTGATGTGGATTTTCTGGTTTGGCTTGAAGATAATATGCAAGGCTTGGTGGGGGGTAATCCCGAATTACTGGCAGAAGCGGTATATCGCTCATGTGCACATAAAGCGCGAATTGTGGCCAATGATGAGAAAGAGCAGGGTGAACGTGCTTTATTAAATCTGGGACATACCTTTGGTCATGCGATCGAATCGTATTTGGGGTATGGTGAATGGCTGCATGGTGAAGCAGTTGCGACAGGCATGGTCATGGCGGCAGACTTGTCACATTTGATGGGATGGATTTCTGCGGCAGATCTCGAGCGTACAAAAAACATTATTGTCGCTGCAAAATTACCGATAAAATGTCCGAAAATTCCATTAGATGAATTTTTGGCTTATATGTCGCATGACAAAAAAGTGTTGAATGGTCAGTTGCGCTTGGTTTTAATGAAGTCATTGGGTCAAGCCATAATTACCAAAGATTTTGATGTTGAATTGATGAAACAAGCGATTTTGCGTAATCAGCAATAA